One stretch of Manis pentadactyla isolate mManPen7 chromosome 10, mManPen7.hap1, whole genome shotgun sequence DNA includes these proteins:
- the METTL27 gene encoding LOW QUALITY PROTEIN: methyltransferase-like protein 27 (The sequence of the model RefSeq protein was modified relative to this genomic sequence to represent the inferred CDS: inserted 2 bases in 1 codon): protein MAQEEGWSLREVRARVGASHGITDLAHKLHFYDQWAPDYDQDVAALQYRAPRLAVDCLTQALPGLPLDALILDVACGTGLVAAELQARGFLQLHGVDGSPGMLEQARARGLYQCLSLCTLGQEPLPSSEGSFDAVLMVGALSDGQVPCSAIPELLRVTKPGGLVCLTTRTNASNLQYKEALEATLDTLEQAGAWERLVAWPXWAAGNWPPQRSRWCLALLTVIASSPASSTCTESRRWPRLREWGPVPSPWLASDPACGLSQASSTSSVKLGHCATLYESSAY, encoded by the exons ATGGCTCAGGAGGAGGGCTGGAGCTTGCGCGAGGTGCGGGCGCGCGTGGGGGCCTCGCACGGTATCACCGACCTGGCCCACAAGCTGCACTTCTATGACCAATGGGCTCCGGACTATGACCAG GATGTGGCTGCCCTGCAGTACCGTGCCCCCCGCCTTGCAGTGGACTGCCTCACCCAAGCCCTACCAGGCCTGCCCCTTGATGCCCTGATTCTGGACGTGGCCTGTGGCACCGGCCTGGTGGCTGCTGAG CTGCAGGCTCGGGGCTTCCTCCAGCTGCATGGGGTGGATGGGAGCCCAGGGATGCTGGAACAGGCCAGAGCCCGTGGTCTCTACCAGTGCCTCAGTCTCTGCACCCTGGGCCAGGAGCCTCTGCCCAGCTCTGAAG GATCCTTTGATGCTGTGCTGATGGTGGGTGCCCTTAGTGATGGCCAGGTGCCCTGCAGTGCGATACCTGAGCTCCTGCGAGTTACCAAGCCAG GTGGGCTGGTGTGTCTGACCACCAGGACCAATGCATCCAACCTTCAGTACAAGGAGGCACTGGAGGCCACCCTGGATACATTGGAGCAGGCCGGAGCATGGGAACGTCTGGTGGCCTGGCC GTGGGCTGCTGGGAACTGGCCACCTCAGCGCTCGAGGTGGTGCCTGGCACTTCTGACAGTGATAGCTTCATCTCCGGCATCATCTACCTGTACCGAAAGCAGGAGGTGGCCCAGGTTGAGGGAGTGGGGCCCagtccccagcccctggctggcCTCTGACCCTGCATGTGGCCTCAGCCAGGCCTCCTccacttcatctgtaaaattgggcCACTGCGCCACCCTGTATGAGAGCTCTGCCTATTAA
- the CLDN4 gene encoding claudin-4, whose amino-acid sequence MASMGLQVMGIALAVLGWLGAILSCALPMWRVTAFIGSNIVTSQTIWEGLWMNCVVQSTGQMQCKVYDSLLALPQDLQAARALIVISIIVAVLGVLMSVVGGKCTNCVEDESAKAKTMIVAGVVFLLAGLLMMVPVSWTAHNIIRDFYNPLVASGQKREMGASLYIGWAASGLLMLGGALLCCNCPPRTNKPYSAKYSAARSAPTSNYV is encoded by the coding sequence ATGGCCTCCATGGGGCTGCAGGTAATGGGCATCGCTCTAGCCGTGCTGGGCTGGCTGGGCGCCATACTTAGCTGCGCGCTGCCCATGTGGCGTGTGACGGCTTTCATCGGCAGCAACATTGTCACATCGCAGACCATCTGGGAGGGCCTGTGGATGAACTGCGTGGTGCAGAGCACGGGCCAGATGCAGTGCAAGGTGTACGACTCGCTGCTGGCGCTGCCGCAGGACCTGCAGGCGGCCCGCGCCCTCATCGTCATCAGCATCATTGTGGCCGTGCTGGGCGTGCTGATGTCCGTGGTGGGTGGCAAGTGCACCAACTGTGTGGAGGATGAGAGTGCCAAGGCCAAGACCATGATCGTGGCGGGAGTCGTATTCCTGCTGGCTGGCCTGTTGATGATGGTGCCCGTGTCCTGGACAGCCCACAACATCATCCGCGACTTCTACAACCCCCTGGTGGCCTCAGGCCAGAAGCGGGAGATGGGTGCCTCACTCTACATCGGCTGGGCGGCCTCTGGCCTGCTGATGCTCGGTGGGGCTCTGCTCTGCTGCAATTGCCCACCCCGTACCAACAAGCCCTACTCGGCCAAGTATTCTGCTGCCCGCTCCGCCCCCACCAGCAACTACGTGTAA